A genomic region of Pseudopipra pipra isolate bDixPip1 chromosome W, bDixPip1.hap1, whole genome shotgun sequence contains the following coding sequences:
- the LOC135406357 gene encoding zinc finger protein 239-like gives MMLRTESPEDKSPRQTLVGEAVLKGSPAQEGSGEEKGRRSPRRRGSKASPGCSEEERASLCREGGRNLRGSSDLVVPEQPPSREKPFRCLECGKRFKASTKLLIHQHIHTGERPYTCGECGKSFNCSSHLIQHQRIHTGERPYTCGECGKSFNCSSHLIQHQRIHTGERPYTCGECGKSFNCNPNLIQHQRIHTGERPYTCGECGKSFRQSSAIILHQRIHTRQKPYKCGECGKSFRTSSSLLVHQRIHTGERPYKCLECGKGFRTSSHILLHQRTHTDEMPFRCTDCGKGFRQNSHLIIHRRIHTGERPHKCLECGKRFRTSSHLVLHQRTHTDERPFRCTDCGKNFSQSSSLVTHRRIHTGERPYKCGECGKNFAQSGTLTKHQQTHR, from the exons atgat gctgaggacggagagcccggaggacaaatccccccggcagaccctggtgggagaggccgttttgaagggctccccggcgcaggaaggcagcggggaggaaaagggccggagatccccccgcaggaggggctccaaagccagcccagggtgctctgaggaggaaagagccagcctgtgccgggaaggcggccggaacttgagggggagctctgacctggtggtccctgagcagcctcccagcagggagaagcccttcaggtgcttggaatgtgggaagaggttcaAGGCCAGCACCAAacttctcatccaccagcacatccacaccggggaacggccctacacctgtggggagtgtgggaagagcttcaactgcaGCTCCCACCTTATCCAACatcagcgcatccacaccggggaacggccctacacgtgtggggagtgtgggaaaagcttcaacTGCAGCTCCCACCTTATCCAACatcagcgcatccacaccggggaacggccctacacgtgtggggagtgtgggaagagcttcaactgcaACCCCAACCTGATCCAACatcagcgcatccacactggggaacgcccctacacgtgtggggaatgtgggaagagctttaggcaGAGCTCCGCAATAATCCtacaccagcgcatccacactaGGCAGAAGCCATAcaagtgtggggaatgtgggaagagctttaggacGAGCTCCAGCCTCCTCGTCCACcaacgcatccacactggggaacgcccatacaagtgcttggaatgtgggaaggggtttAGGACCAGCTCACATATCCTcctgcaccagcggacgcacacggatgagatgcccttccgctgcaccgactgtgggaagggcttcaggcAGAACTCTCACCTCATCATCCACCGGCGCATtcacaccggggagaggccccacaagtgcttggaatgtgggaagaggtttaggaccagctcacatctcGTCCTGCACCAGCGGACACAcacagatgagaggcccttccgctgcaccgactgcgggaagaacttcagccagagctcctcccttgtcacccaccgacgcatccacaccggggagaggccctacaagtgtggggagtgtgggaagaacTTTGCCCAGAGCGGTACCTTGACCAAACATCAACagacccaccggtaa
- the LOC135406359 gene encoding olfactory receptor 14J1-like, whose translation MCYDRYVAICKPLHYGTLLGSRACAHMAAAAWATGFLNALLHTANTFSLPLCQGNALGQFFCELPHILKLSCSHSGYLREIGLIVASACLGFACFVFIVFSYVQIFRAVLRIPSEQGRHKAFSTCLPHLAVVSLFVSTGTFGYLKPPSISSPSLDLALSVLYSVVPPALNPLIYSLRNQELRDAIKKVITGCLSGAIKCLFSGA comes from the coding sequence atgtgctacgaccgctacgttgccatctgcaaacccctgcactacgggaccctcctgggcagcagagcttgtgcccacatggcagcagctgcctgggccactggctttctcaatgctctgctgcacacagccaatacattttccctgcccctgtgccagggcaatgccctgggccagttcttctgtgaactcccacacatcctcaagctctcctgctcacactcaggctacctcagggaaattgggctcattgtggCTAGTGCCTGTTTAGGGTttgcttgctttgttttcattgttttctcctatgtgcagatcttcagggctgtgctgaggatcccctctgagcagggacggcacaaagccttttccacgtgcctccctcacctggctgtggtctccctgtttgtcagcactggtaCATTTGgctacctgaagcccccctccatctcctccccatccctggatctggccctgtcagttctgtactccgtggttcctccagcactgaaccccctcatctacagcctgaggaaccaggagctcagggatgCCATAAAGAAAGTGATTACTGGATGCTTgtcaggagcaataaagtgcctgttttctggtgcatag